The following proteins are co-located in the Rippkaea orientalis PCC 8801 genome:
- a CDS encoding serine/threonine-protein kinase — translation MKPTALHRSRYRILGQIGQGQFGRVYCAVHRQTGELVALKDLNPQRFPTNRFLREFSYLVSLRHPNIVSCRAIEHHAKGRYLVMDYCEGGTLRDLMDAQGQLSLGYRLNLITDILLGLEHAHQHNIIHCDIKPENILLSLTNQGWKARITDFGISRLSQQGAHTGQDGGYTGSPAYMAPERSYGQHSYACDLYSVGIIIYELLIGERPFSGLPGDLILAHLNQRVTIPDTVPPSLRTTIERALEKLPQRRFASAREMLTDIRHAAEVLELKTPQRVFSPPVLLGESDGVEILGQTPLRDAVSYLAVEGRLVYLGMWKHLSCAIYRDFNLTGEAIAEKSITLTDPILELNLRPQGCFILTRASSRLPVEYNLYCWRPSLNVAGTALEEYQVFPPLQARQVIHAIDVKGRWLALASQSNSKDRYSQFQLLKLPDLSPINPPVRSPLPPQLLTLDNCHGLALFPYQYHGKQRTYFYFFNRRGLIIKGFSVPLMLFSLIPLPDSPYQLFGIDANEPDIAIIIKLKPLKVTRIALNFAPKFILPQSWGYILANSQGQMMLLDRDGFRMAYVNLSLKITAMVSFGDSKLLVASWSKGKGMLSKLDLSKVIDNC, via the coding sequence TTGAAACCTACTGCTTTACACCGTTCTCGCTATCGCATCTTGGGACAGATAGGACAAGGGCAATTTGGTCGCGTTTACTGTGCCGTACACCGCCAAACGGGAGAACTGGTTGCCCTTAAAGATCTTAATCCTCAACGGTTTCCCACGAATCGATTTTTGCGTGAGTTTTCCTACTTAGTCAGTTTGCGCCATCCCAATATCGTCTCTTGTCGAGCGATCGAACATCATGCCAAAGGACGCTATCTCGTCATGGACTACTGCGAGGGGGGAACTTTACGCGACTTGATGGATGCACAAGGACAACTCAGCTTAGGATATCGCCTGAACCTGATTACCGATATTTTATTAGGTCTAGAACACGCTCATCAACACAATATAATTCATTGTGACATCAAACCCGAAAATATTTTACTCAGTTTAACCAATCAAGGCTGGAAAGCACGGATTACCGATTTTGGGATTTCTCGTCTAAGTCAGCAAGGAGCACATACAGGTCAAGATGGGGGTTATACGGGATCTCCGGCTTATATGGCTCCTGAACGCTCCTACGGACAGCATTCCTACGCTTGTGATCTCTATTCTGTGGGGATTATCATCTATGAATTGCTGATCGGAGAACGTCCCTTTTCAGGATTGCCGGGGGATTTAATCCTCGCTCACCTCAACCAACGAGTTACTATCCCCGATACTGTTCCCCCTAGCTTACGGACTACCATTGAAAGAGCCTTAGAAAAATTACCTCAGAGACGCTTTGCGTCTGCACGGGAGATGTTAACAGACATCCGTCATGCGGCAGAGGTACTCGAACTGAAAACGCCTCAACGGGTGTTCTCCCCCCCTGTGCTCTTGGGTGAATCTGATGGGGTGGAAATCCTCGGACAAACACCCTTAAGGGATGCCGTCAGTTATTTAGCGGTGGAGGGAAGATTAGTTTATTTGGGGATGTGGAAACACTTATCCTGTGCCATCTATCGAGATTTTAATTTAACTGGGGAAGCGATCGCCGAAAAATCCATTACGTTGACTGACCCCATTCTGGAACTGAATTTGCGTCCCCAAGGGTGTTTTATTCTCACCCGTGCCTCTTCTCGTTTACCCGTTGAATATAATCTTTATTGTTGGCGGCCATCCCTCAATGTTGCCGGGACTGCTTTAGAAGAATATCAAGTTTTTCCTCCTCTGCAAGCGCGTCAAGTGATCCATGCGATTGATGTCAAAGGACGCTGGTTAGCCTTAGCTTCCCAGTCCAATAGTAAGGATCGTTATAGTCAATTTCAGTTGTTAAAATTGCCCGATTTATCACCCATTAATCCCCCCGTTCGTTCTCCTTTACCGCCGCAATTATTAACCTTAGATAATTGTCATGGGTTGGCTCTGTTTCCTTACCAATACCACGGAAAACAGCGAACCTATTTCTATTTTTTTAATCGTCGGGGGTTAATTATTAAGGGGTTCTCAGTTCCTTTGATGTTGTTTTCTTTAATCCCTCTTCCTGACTCTCCTTATCAACTCTTTGGGATTGATGCTAATGAGCCTGATATCGCTATTATTATTAAGTTAAAACCCCTTAAAGTGACTCGTATTGCCTTGAATTTTGCCCCTAAGTTTATTCTTCCTCAATCTTGGGGATATATCTTAGCCAATAGTCAGGGACAAATGATGTTATTAGATCGAGACGGATTTCGTATGGCTTATGTCAATCTATCTTTGAAAATAACCGCTATGGTCAGTTTTGGGGATTCTAAATTATTAGTGGCGAGTTGGTCAAAAGGAAAGGGAATGTTATCTAAGTTGGATTTAAGTAAAGTCATTGACAATTGTTAA
- the pdxH gene encoding pyridoxamine 5'-phosphate oxidase produces the protein MDIAALREEYTRHGLSRDDLNVDPFKQFETWFKQACESQLLEPNAMSLATASDQGEPSLRTVLLKYFDNQGFVFFTNYESNKAKQIEENPYVALLFLWLPLERQVKIRGKAAKISTAESFRYFTTRPRGSQLGAWCSEQSSVISSRQLLEMKFEEIRRKFAQGEIPLPSFWGGYRIVPHYFEFWQGRPNRLHDRFSYTLQEDNTWEIHRLSP, from the coding sequence ATGGATATTGCAGCCTTAAGAGAAGAATACACCCGTCATGGTTTGTCTAGAGACGATCTCAATGTTGACCCTTTTAAACAGTTTGAAACCTGGTTTAAACAAGCGTGTGAGTCGCAATTACTTGAACCCAATGCCATGAGTTTAGCTACGGCTTCAGATCAGGGAGAACCTTCCTTAAGAACAGTGCTTTTAAAATACTTTGATAATCAAGGGTTTGTCTTTTTTACGAACTACGAAAGTAATAAAGCTAAACAAATAGAAGAAAATCCCTATGTTGCCCTATTATTTCTTTGGCTTCCCTTAGAACGTCAAGTCAAAATTAGGGGAAAAGCTGCTAAAATTTCTACAGCAGAATCATTTAGATATTTTACAACTCGGCCGAGGGGAAGTCAACTTGGTGCTTGGTGTTCTGAACAAAGTTCTGTGATTTCTTCTCGACAACTGTTGGAAATGAAATTTGAGGAAATACGACGTAAGTTTGCTCAAGGAGAAATCCCTTTACCTTCGTTTTGGGGAGGTTATCGTATTGTCCCTCATTATTTTGAATTTTGGCAAGGAAGACCGAATCGACTGCATGATCGCTTTTCTTATACCCTGCAAGAAGATAATACTTGGGAGATTCATCGATTATCCCCTTAA
- a CDS encoding sulfite exporter TauE/SafE family protein — MVNNFWILVASGLLSGLLAGLFGIGGGMVLVPLLITLNYTPVQAVATSSLAIIITSISGSWQNWRMGYLDLNRVILLGFPALITAQIGVYIATLLPDYLLLTYFGILLIINIFLGNFNHQLLGKKTSNNSLNFSVTIARLATGGTAGFLAGLFGIGGGAIMVPLQMLLLNEPIKIAIQTSLGVIVITAISSTIGHSITGNVLFGVGLIVGVGGLIGAQISTRFLPKLPDQVVRFCFYGLLTILAIYTFWKAWNYYQWQL, encoded by the coding sequence ATGGTCAATAATTTCTGGATTTTAGTAGCAAGTGGTTTATTGTCAGGGTTACTAGCTGGACTATTCGGAATTGGTGGCGGAATGGTGTTAGTTCCCCTATTAATTACCCTTAATTATACTCCTGTGCAAGCAGTTGCTACCAGCAGCTTAGCGATTATCATTACCTCTATTTCAGGAAGTTGGCAAAATTGGCGCATGGGTTATCTAGATTTAAACCGAGTCATTCTCTTGGGGTTTCCGGCTTTAATAACGGCTCAAATTGGGGTTTATATCGCGACTTTATTGCCTGATTATCTGCTTTTAACTTACTTTGGTATTTTACTCATTATCAATATTTTTTTGGGAAATTTTAATCATCAATTACTGGGAAAAAAAACTTCTAACAATTCCTTGAACTTTTCTGTAACGATAGCTCGTTTAGCCACAGGAGGAACCGCAGGATTTCTCGCGGGGTTATTTGGTATTGGTGGGGGAGCCATTATGGTTCCGTTACAAATGTTATTATTAAACGAACCGATTAAAATCGCGATTCAAACGAGTTTAGGCGTGATTGTCATAACGGCTATTTCTTCGACTATCGGACACAGTATTACTGGAAATGTTTTATTTGGTGTGGGACTAATTGTTGGGGTTGGCGGATTAATCGGAGCACAAATTAGTACCCGCTTTTTGCCTAAATTACCAGACCAAGTGGTGCGGTTTTGTTTCTACGGACTGTTAACTATTTTGGCGATTTATACCTTTTGGAAAGCTTGGAATTATTATCAATGGCAATTATAA
- the nblB gene encoding phycobilisome degradation protein NblB: MVNPESVQELLTSDNFGDRIKGLNQLRQLPPDVAFPLLQPLINDTNDRVRYAAVSQLDPLGKEDLGLALRLLRDRLLNDSELDVKAAAADAMGGLKLTEAYEDLQQVYEGTSDWVLQMSIVAALGELGDPRGFDLLQTALNSDNGLLRTAAVSALGELGNPKAVSVLIPLVNDEDWQIRYRLAQALGRLGGQEAEIILNKLAEDAVEQVAQEATSYLKST, encoded by the coding sequence ATGGTTAACCCTGAATCCGTGCAAGAACTGCTGACCTCCGATAATTTTGGCGATCGCATCAAAGGACTTAATCAACTGCGTCAACTGCCTCCCGATGTGGCTTTTCCTCTCTTACAACCCCTCATTAACGATACTAATGATCGCGTACGCTATGCTGCGGTAAGTCAATTAGATCCCTTGGGAAAGGAAGATTTAGGGTTAGCCTTAAGGTTACTGCGCGATCGCCTTCTCAATGACTCGGAACTGGATGTTAAAGCAGCCGCAGCCGATGCGATGGGAGGACTCAAACTGACAGAGGCCTACGAAGATTTACAGCAAGTCTACGAGGGAACCTCAGACTGGGTGCTACAAATGAGTATTGTCGCCGCTCTAGGCGAATTGGGAGATCCCAGAGGATTCGACTTACTGCAAACGGCCTTAAATTCCGATAATGGATTACTAAGAACGGCTGCGGTCAGTGCTTTAGGGGAATTAGGCAATCCTAAAGCCGTTTCTGTACTCATTCCTTTAGTTAACGACGAAGATTGGCAAATTCGCTACCGACTTGCCCAAGCGTTAGGACGTTTAGGGGGTCAAGAAGCTGAAATCATCCTCAACAAACTAGCCGAAGATGCAGTAGAACAGGTTGCTCAAGAAGCCACATCGTACTTGAAATCTACTTGA
- a CDS encoding type IV pilin protein produces MKTNFNTKLLQYLAQKKVNQGFTLIELLVVVIIIGVLAAIALPNLLAQVGKARQSEAKSWIGVANRAQQSYYSENADFAGNLTNLEIPAGTPKYYSFLLYSGTNGQGTYSTHYAQGTNNSKNGTRDYVGGVSYNTDTRAFDTAVCMAIDAPNYSLSSNTQNFLVDSGVVSGTNEVRCAASGVKEVK; encoded by the coding sequence ATGAAGACAAACTTTAACACCAAACTACTCCAGTATCTAGCCCAAAAGAAGGTAAATCAGGGCTTTACGCTGATTGAATTGTTAGTTGTCGTTATTATTATTGGGGTACTTGCGGCGATCGCCCTTCCCAACCTCTTAGCGCAAGTCGGTAAAGCTAGACAATCAGAAGCCAAAAGCTGGATTGGTGTAGCTAACCGAGCACAGCAAAGTTATTACAGTGAAAACGCAGATTTTGCTGGAAATTTAACTAATCTAGAGATTCCAGCCGGAACCCCCAAATATTACTCTTTCCTGCTTTACTCTGGTACAAATGGTCAGGGGACCTATAGCACCCATTACGCTCAGGGAACAAACAATAGTAAAAATGGAACGAGGGACTATGTAGGAGGAGTGAGCTACAACACCGATACAAGAGCCTTTGACACTGCTGTTTGCATGGCTATAGACGCACCGAACTACTCTTTATCGAGTAATACCCAAAACTTCTTGGTTGATTCAGGGGTAGTATCCGGAACTAACGAAGTTCGTTGTGCTGCCAGTGGTGTTAAAGAAGTCAAGTAG
- a CDS encoding toll/interleukin-1 receptor domain-containing protein: MMLTLLFLFDGSQDQLLVEMIQEDLKANDSTLQVNSLALMDEEQNKNHCLKEADQLVLVINDQILNSVTKMKLLEKAVTLGKPIISIIPENLDQSPLLPSYLLEHRHISFKTRKSFVIILLVAHLLKYFSVEFKQDKNFQKICQELKEIIYLDPNLSHHKQPHFYDVFISYGRPYSTEFCKQLKAELNREKYNAWLDLHNIPDGEDWKKEIEQNILNSHVFIFVISPKSIKSEYCNWEIDLAVKNNKRFIPLLHIDENELGNINQLIANKFDEGHPVRKFQWIDFKTEDNFDQGLQKLIRIFQINRNYLKEHTRLLERGREWIQHNRNPDFLLRGKDLKEAKSWLERGQQPTPTQLHIQYINVSSSKEKDRKIRNLWMALLTSGLFIGVIAVFGLFRISKKEQISALLKVAESPYYSNRIDSLVASLTAGKSFNYPLIYWSKLESNLQNLINKPQISWMNKIDPELKSDVATAVQRAIYWTEEKNQLLGHELAVLRVSFSDDGKLIASASRDGNIKLWNQKGKLLQTLEGHQDTVYHVAFSLNDKMLISSSKDGKIKLWKYRDFIYKDANKPQEHLLFTFFKDLDHNEKDEPWEVNRLELSPDGQLIASASELINKDFDDNKPSSQIKYKIKLWNLQGTLIESIPSDAKVTNLTFSSHHKNNPKETILAAVTEDGYLQLWKLKDGEKLQKIKKIKVPQNNQKEYIVHLSFSPDGEWLVGGTNEGSVVLLKRDGTLLSSPSQKHKERINALQFSPTNPDDKMMLATASDDETIKLWNLDIDNSKLQLFHTLEGHKDRVWRIQFSHNGYLLASASYDNSIKLWQRDGSLVNTLNGHQDLVNSLSFSPDNKTLASASYDHTVKLWRLDKQFVKVLPHERPVLGVNFATIKPNLITIPTIQEKGKSTDFKLGIWGKDHSHNNTWKLLNPQLNNHDSSDTQVHTRPILTLDVSQPIMKNQQWTQLNASGSEDGSIKLWDEKGQLVDSVSPEPQDKILAVSFSPNGQFLASATENAQIQIWRVNQQKLQPKQIISQGFGEMRFGKIIESEGHEGRVFDVEFTPDNQFLVSAGEDGKIKLWTLDRRLKNTLKGDRGSIFTLDFSRNKEGILLASGGEDNLIKLWKYNPDERNFTIYKELKGHLGNIRDVRFSPDGKLIASASDDQTIKLWTRDGELLMTLKEHRLPVRQVSFSIDGRWLASGSDDNRVILWQLPQSFLPSVQTLNSNELKERLLDELLATGCELAEDYLSVKAERETSDIREGQYQDKSQDLQEIDQYCRSLKNGK, from the coding sequence ATGATGCTTACGCTTCTGTTTCTGTTTGATGGTTCTCAAGATCAATTATTGGTTGAGATGATTCAAGAAGATTTAAAGGCTAATGATTCTACTTTACAAGTTAACTCATTAGCTCTGATGGATGAGGAGCAAAATAAAAACCATTGTCTCAAAGAAGCTGATCAGTTAGTTTTAGTTATTAATGATCAAATCCTCAATTCTGTAACTAAGATGAAGTTACTTGAGAAAGCAGTCACTTTAGGGAAACCTATTATTTCTATAATACCCGAAAATCTTGATCAAAGTCCTTTACTTCCGTCCTATTTATTAGAACATCGTCATATCAGTTTTAAAACCAGAAAATCTTTTGTGATTATTTTACTTGTTGCCCATTTATTGAAATACTTTAGTGTTGAATTTAAACAAGACAAAAATTTTCAAAAGATTTGTCAAGAACTCAAAGAAATAATTTATTTAGATCCTAATTTAAGTCATCACAAGCAACCGCATTTTTATGATGTTTTTATTTCCTATGGAAGACCCTATAGTACAGAATTTTGTAAGCAACTTAAAGCCGAATTAAACCGAGAGAAGTATAATGCTTGGCTAGATCTTCATAATATTCCAGATGGCGAAGATTGGAAAAAAGAAATTGAACAAAATATTCTCAATTCTCATGTTTTCATTTTTGTTATTTCTCCTAAGTCTATCAAGTCTGAATATTGCAATTGGGAAATTGATTTAGCAGTCAAAAACAACAAACGTTTTATTCCTTTGTTGCATATTGATGAAAATGAATTAGGCAATATTAATCAACTGATTGCTAACAAATTTGATGAAGGTCATCCAGTGAGAAAATTTCAATGGATTGATTTTAAGACAGAAGATAATTTTGACCAAGGATTACAGAAATTAATTCGTATTTTTCAAATTAATAGGAATTATCTTAAAGAACATACTCGTTTACTTGAAAGAGGAAGAGAATGGATTCAACACAATAGAAATCCTGATTTTTTACTACGAGGAAAAGACTTAAAAGAGGCTAAATCCTGGTTAGAAAGGGGACAACAGCCAACGCCGACTCAACTACATATTCAATACATTAATGTTAGTAGTAGTAAGGAAAAAGATAGAAAAATTCGCAACCTGTGGATGGCTCTTTTAACGTCAGGGCTTTTTATTGGTGTGATTGCTGTATTTGGGTTGTTTAGAATATCTAAAAAAGAGCAAATTTCTGCTCTGTTGAAAGTAGCAGAATCTCCTTATTATTCAAATAGAATTGATTCTTTAGTGGCTAGTTTGACAGCCGGTAAATCTTTTAACTACCCCCTAATATATTGGTCTAAATTAGAGTCTAATTTGCAAAACTTGATTAACAAACCGCAGATCTCTTGGATGAATAAAATTGATCCAGAACTTAAAAGTGATGTAGCAACAGCAGTACAGAGAGCGATTTATTGGACTGAAGAAAAAAATCAATTATTAGGTCATGAATTAGCTGTTTTGAGGGTCAGTTTTAGTGATGATGGAAAACTTATTGCCTCAGCGAGTCGCGATGGCAATATTAAGCTGTGGAATCAGAAAGGAAAACTTTTACAAACTTTAGAAGGTCATCAAGATACCGTATATCATGTCGCTTTTAGTCTTAATGATAAGATGCTAATTTCTAGTAGCAAAGATGGTAAGATTAAGCTCTGGAAATACCGTGATTTTATCTATAAAGACGCTAATAAACCACAAGAGCATCTTCTGTTTACCTTTTTTAAAGATCTCGATCACAATGAGAAGGATGAGCCGTGGGAAGTTAATCGTTTAGAATTAAGTCCTGATGGTCAATTAATTGCCTCAGCGAGTGAACTGATTAACAAAGATTTTGATGATAATAAACCTTCATCTCAAATCAAGTATAAAATTAAACTCTGGAATTTACAAGGAACTTTAATCGAGTCTATCCCTAGTGATGCTAAGGTAACAAACTTAACCTTTAGTTCTCATCATAAAAATAATCCTAAAGAAACCATTCTGGCGGCCGTTACAGAAGACGGTTATCTACAACTTTGGAAATTAAAAGATGGAGAAAAATTACAAAAAATTAAAAAGATAAAAGTACCCCAAAATAATCAAAAAGAATATATTGTACATCTGAGTTTTAGTCCTGATGGAGAATGGCTTGTTGGTGGTACTAATGAGGGATCAGTTGTTCTATTAAAACGAGATGGTACGTTACTTTCATCCCCTAGTCAAAAACATAAAGAAAGAATTAATGCGCTTCAATTTAGTCCGACAAATCCAGATGATAAAATGATGTTAGCAACAGCGAGTGACGACGAAACGATTAAACTCTGGAACTTAGATATAGATAATTCTAAACTTCAATTATTCCATACTCTAGAGGGACATAAAGATCGAGTCTGGCGTATCCAATTTAGTCATAATGGTTATTTGTTAGCATCAGCAAGTTATGACAATTCTATCAAACTTTGGCAACGGGATGGAAGCTTAGTAAATACCTTGAATGGTCATCAGGATTTAGTTAACTCCCTCAGCTTTTCTCCTGATAATAAAACCCTGGCTTCTGCTAGTTATGATCATACTGTAAAACTTTGGAGATTAGACAAACAATTCGTTAAAGTTCTCCCCCATGAACGTCCAGTCCTAGGGGTTAATTTTGCTACCATAAAACCAAATTTAATTACCATTCCTACTATACAAGAAAAAGGAAAATCCACAGACTTTAAACTAGGAATTTGGGGAAAAGATCATAGTCACAATAATACTTGGAAATTACTTAACCCTCAGTTAAATAACCATGATTCCTCTGATACTCAAGTTCATACCCGACCTATCTTAACACTTGATGTTAGTCAACCCATCATGAAAAATCAACAATGGACTCAGCTAAATGCTTCTGGAAGTGAAGATGGTTCAATCAAACTTTGGGATGAAAAAGGACAGCTTGTAGATTCTGTTTCTCCGGAACCTCAAGACAAAATTTTAGCCGTTAGCTTTAGTCCCAATGGCCAATTTTTGGCTTCAGCGACTGAAAATGCACAAATTCAAATTTGGAGGGTTAATCAGCAAAAACTTCAGCCAAAACAGATTATTTCTCAAGGATTTGGGGAAATGCGATTTGGGAAAATTATCGAATCAGAAGGCCATGAAGGGAGAGTTTTTGATGTTGAGTTTACTCCCGATAACCAATTCTTGGTTTCGGCCGGGGAAGATGGGAAAATTAAGTTATGGACACTCGATAGACGCTTAAAAAATACCCTCAAAGGCGATCGCGGTTCCATTTTTACCCTTGATTTTAGCCGGAATAAAGAGGGAATCTTACTTGCTTCGGGGGGTGAAGATAATCTGATTAAACTCTGGAAATATAATCCTGATGAGAGAAATTTTACCATTTACAAAGAGCTTAAAGGCCATCTGGGAAATATACGCGATGTTCGTTTTAGTCCCGATGGTAAACTGATTGCCTCTGCTAGTGATGATCAGACCATTAAGTTATGGACGCGAGACGGAGAATTATTGATGACCCTTAAAGAACATCGACTCCCCGTCAGACAGGTTAGTTTTAGTATTGATGGACGTTGGTTAGCTTCTGGAAGTGATGATAATAGAGTGATTCTTTGGCAATTACCCCAAAGCTTTTTGCCTTCTGTGCAAACACTCAATTCAAATGAACTTAAGGAAAGGTTATTAGATGAACTTTTGGCAACGGGTTGTGAGTTGGCAGAAGATTATCTTAGCGTTAAAGCGGAACGAGAAACCTCTGACATTAGAGAAGGACAATATCAGGATAAAAGTCAAGATCTACAAGAAATTGATCAATATTGCCGTTCTTTGAAGAACGGCAAATAA
- a CDS encoding dihydrolipoyl dehydrogenase family protein, producing the protein MAVDYDLVVIGGGSGGLVVASAAAQLKAKVALVEKNRLGGDCLWFGCVPSKSLIHASRIAYQVQHSERFGVYTTPITINFQQAIAHVQKVIATIEPHDSPERFEGLGVEVIFGSGQFINKNTFEINGQKLTARAFVIATGSRPAIPPISGLQESGYLTNEQVFSLTECPESLAVIGGGPIGCELGQALHRLGTKVTLINSRSQLLPKEDPDAAKVVEQQFIQEGIKIINNTRVENIEIIEGKKAVDTGKEKILVDEILLAAGRSPNLESLNLEIAGVDYNQKGIKVNQKLQTTNPKIYACGDVIDGYQFTHVASHEAVTVLTNALFIPFSKVNYRVIPWATFTDPELARVGLSESEAREKYGQDICVLKQDFTNVDRAQAEGSTMGFGKIITKNNGEILGAHLVGKAAGELIHEIVLAMSNNLKVSALTGIHIYPTLSEVNSKTALLLKKQKFAQNIRLQNLLNQFFRLMRSLIH; encoded by the coding sequence ATGGCAGTTGATTATGATTTAGTCGTCATTGGTGGAGGTTCGGGTGGGTTGGTGGTAGCGAGTGCCGCAGCGCAGTTAAAGGCAAAAGTTGCCCTAGTGGAGAAAAATCGCCTAGGAGGGGACTGCCTCTGGTTTGGGTGTGTTCCGAGCAAATCCTTAATTCATGCCTCTAGAATCGCCTATCAGGTTCAACACAGCGAACGTTTTGGGGTCTATACCACCCCCATTACTATCAATTTTCAACAAGCGATCGCTCATGTTCAAAAAGTCATTGCCACTATTGAACCCCATGACTCCCCCGAACGGTTTGAGGGGTTAGGAGTTGAAGTGATCTTCGGTTCGGGACAATTTATTAATAAAAATACCTTTGAAATTAACGGACAAAAACTCACCGCAAGAGCCTTTGTTATTGCCACAGGTTCTCGTCCCGCTATTCCTCCTATTTCTGGGCTCCAAGAATCGGGTTATTTAACCAATGAACAAGTATTTTCTTTAACAGAATGTCCTGAGTCTTTAGCAGTTATTGGTGGGGGTCCCATTGGTTGCGAATTAGGACAAGCATTGCATCGTTTAGGGACAAAAGTAACGTTAATTAATAGTCGTTCTCAGCTTTTACCCAAAGAAGATCCCGACGCTGCTAAGGTAGTTGAACAACAATTTATTCAAGAAGGAATTAAAATTATTAATAATACTAGAGTAGAGAATATAGAAATCATTGAAGGAAAAAAAGCTGTTGATACTGGCAAAGAAAAGATTCTAGTAGATGAAATTTTATTAGCTGCGGGACGTTCTCCTAATCTTGAATCATTAAATCTCGAAATAGCAGGAGTTGATTACAACCAAAAAGGCATTAAGGTTAATCAAAAATTACAGACAACTAACCCTAAAATCTATGCTTGTGGGGATGTCATTGACGGATATCAATTTACTCATGTTGCCTCCCATGAAGCAGTTACAGTCTTAACTAATGCGTTATTTATTCCCTTTAGTAAAGTCAACTATCGTGTTATTCCTTGGGCAACTTTTACTGATCCAGAATTAGCTAGAGTTGGGTTAAGCGAAAGCGAAGCAAGAGAAAAGTATGGTCAAGATATTTGTGTTCTTAAACAAGATTTTACTAACGTAGACCGCGCTCAAGCAGAAGGATCTACTATGGGATTTGGGAAGATTATTACTAAGAATAATGGAGAAATTTTAGGGGCTCATTTAGTGGGAAAAGCTGCGGGAGAATTAATTCATGAAATTGTTTTAGCGATGTCCAATAATCTCAAGGTTTCTGCCTTGACGGGGATTCATATTTATCCTACCTTATCAGAAGTGAACAGTAAAACTGCCTTATTACTCAAAAAACAAAAATTCGCTCAGAATATAAGATTACAAAATTTACTAAATCAGTTTTTTAGATTAATGCGATCGCTTATCCATTAG